Proteins encoded together in one Variovorax paradoxus window:
- the gyrB gene encoding DNA topoisomerase (ATP-hydrolyzing) subunit B, with amino-acid sequence MSAEENKPEVPHTEPVYTPEIESAVPIEITPADTSYGEGSITILEGLEAVRKRPGMYIGDTSDGTGLHHLVFEVVDNSIDEALAGHCDDIVVTIHSDNSISVTDNGRGIPTGVKMDDKHEPKRSAAEIALTELHAGGKFNQNSYKVSGGLHGVGVSCVNALSVMLRLVVRREGKIHELEFSRGFVQNRLLETVNGFEVSPMKIIGDTDKRGTEVHFLPDTEIFKENNDFHYEILSKRLRELSFLNNGVRIRLKDERTGKEDDFSGAGGVRGFVEFINKGKTVLHPNSFYAAGEKPADTYGGIPGTHIGVEVAMQWNSGYNEQVLCFTNNIPQRDGGTHLTGLRAAMTRVINKYIEENELAKKAKVEVTGDDMREGLCCVLSVKVPEPKFSSQTKDKLVSSEVRAPVEDIVGRLLTDYLQERPSDAKIICGKIIEAARAREAARKAREMTRRKGVLDGMGLPGKLADCQEKDPALCEVYLVEGDSAGGSAKQGRDRKFQAILPLRGKILNVEKARYEKLLTSNEILTMITALGTGIGRAGATTAGGGADDFNVAKLRYHRIIIMTDADVDGAHIRTLLLTFFYRQMPELVERGHIYIAQPPLYKVKVGKEEQYLKDGPALDAFLLKVALKDASIETGGPNSTTLSGDTLAELARKHQLAEAVIARLRNFMDAEALRAIADGVALDLDTTPAAEASAVALQAKLRELNTTGVPAEVSSEFDARTDKPLLRISRRHHGNIKSSVLTQDFVHGADYAALAEAANTFRNLLSSEGAIVRRGEGERAKEEKVADFRIAMKWLIGQAENATSRQRYKGLGEMNPAQLWETTMDPTVRRLLRVQIDDAIEADRVFTMLMGDEVEPRREFIEQNALRAANIDV; translated from the coding sequence ATGAGTGCAGAAGAAAACAAGCCCGAAGTGCCCCACACCGAACCGGTCTACACGCCCGAGATCGAGAGTGCGGTGCCGATCGAGATCACGCCCGCCGACACCAGCTACGGCGAAGGCTCGATCACGATCCTCGAAGGGCTCGAGGCGGTGCGCAAGCGCCCCGGCATGTACATCGGCGACACCTCCGACGGCACGGGTCTGCACCACCTGGTGTTCGAAGTGGTCGACAACTCCATCGACGAAGCGCTGGCCGGCCACTGCGACGACATCGTCGTGACCATCCATAGCGACAACTCGATTTCCGTCACCGACAACGGCCGCGGCATTCCCACCGGCGTGAAGATGGACGACAAGCACGAGCCCAAGCGCTCGGCTGCCGAAATTGCGCTGACCGAGCTGCACGCCGGCGGCAAGTTCAACCAGAACAGCTACAAGGTGTCGGGCGGCCTGCACGGCGTGGGCGTGAGCTGCGTGAACGCGCTGAGCGTGATGTTGCGCCTGGTAGTGCGCCGCGAGGGCAAGATCCACGAACTCGAATTCAGCCGTGGCTTCGTGCAGAACCGCTTGCTCGAAACCGTGAACGGTTTCGAAGTCTCGCCCATGAAGATCATCGGCGACACGGACAAGCGCGGCACCGAGGTGCACTTTCTGCCCGACACGGAAATCTTCAAGGAGAACAACGATTTCCACTACGAAATCCTCTCCAAGCGCCTGCGCGAGCTGAGCTTTCTGAACAACGGCGTGCGCATCCGCCTGAAGGACGAGCGCACCGGCAAGGAAGACGACTTCTCGGGCGCCGGCGGCGTGCGCGGCTTTGTCGAATTCATCAACAAGGGCAAGACCGTCCTGCATCCGAACTCGTTCTATGCAGCGGGCGAAAAGCCGGCCGACACCTACGGCGGCATTCCCGGCACGCACATCGGCGTTGAAGTGGCCATGCAGTGGAACAGCGGCTACAACGAGCAGGTGCTGTGCTTCACCAACAACATTCCGCAGCGTGACGGCGGCACCCACCTCACGGGCCTGCGTGCCGCGATGACCCGCGTCATCAACAAGTACATCGAAGAAAACGAGCTGGCCAAGAAGGCCAAGGTCGAAGTCACCGGCGACGACATGCGCGAAGGCCTGTGCTGCGTGCTGAGCGTGAAAGTGCCCGAGCCCAAGTTCTCCAGCCAGACCAAGGACAAGCTGGTGTCCAGCGAAGTGCGCGCGCCGGTCGAAGACATCGTCGGACGCCTGCTCACCGATTACCTGCAAGAGCGCCCGAGCGACGCGAAGATCATCTGCGGCAAGATCATCGAGGCCGCCCGCGCCCGCGAAGCCGCGCGCAAGGCCCGCGAAATGACGCGCCGCAAGGGCGTGCTCGACGGCATGGGCCTGCCCGGCAAGCTGGCCGACTGCCAGGAAAAGGACCCGGCGCTGTGCGAGGTCTACCTGGTGGAGGGCGACTCCGCCGGCGGCTCCGCCAAGCAGGGCCGCGACCGTAAGTTCCAGGCCATCCTGCCGCTACGCGGCAAGATTCTGAACGTGGAAAAAGCGCGCTACGAGAAGCTGCTCACCAGCAACGAAATTCTCACCATGATCACGGCGCTGGGCACCGGTATCGGCCGCGCCGGCGCCACCACCGCGGGCGGCGGGGCGGACGACTTCAACGTTGCCAAGCTGCGCTACCACCGCATCATCATCATGACCGACGCCGACGTTGACGGCGCGCACATCCGCACGCTGCTGCTCACGTTCTTCTACCGGCAGATGCCCGAGCTGGTCGAGCGCGGCCACATCTACATTGCCCAGCCGCCGCTCTACAAGGTGAAGGTCGGCAAGGAAGAGCAATACCTGAAGGACGGCCCCGCGCTGGACGCCTTCCTGCTCAAGGTGGCCCTGAAGGACGCGAGCATCGAGACCGGCGGCCCCAACTCGACCACCCTGAGTGGCGACACTCTGGCCGAGCTCGCGCGCAAGCACCAGCTGGCCGAAGCCGTGATTGCGCGCCTGCGCAACTTCATGGACGCCGAAGCGCTACGCGCCATTGCCGACGGCGTGGCGCTCGACCTGGACACCACGCCCGCGGCCGAAGCCTCGGCCGTGGCGCTGCAAGCCAAGCTGCGCGAACTCAACACCACCGGCGTGCCCGCCGAAGTGAGCAGCGAGTTCGACGCCCGCACCGACAAGCCGCTGCTGCGCATCAGCCGCCGCCACCACGGCAACATCAAGAGCAGCGTGCTCACGCAAGACTTCGTGCACGGCGCCGACTACGCTGCGCTCGCCGAAGCCGCCAACACCTTCCGCAACCTGCTGAGCAGCGAGGGCGCCATCGTCCGCCGCGGCGAAGGCGAGCGCGCCAAGGAAGAAAAGGTGGCCGACTTCCGCATCGCGATGAAGTGGCTCATCGGCCAAGCCGAAAACGCCACCTCGCGCCAGCGCTACAAGGGCCTGGGCGAAATGAACCCCGCACAGCTGTGGGAAACCACCATGGACCCGACCGTGCGCCGCCTGCTGCGCGTGCAGATCGACGACGCGATCGAAGCCGACCGCGTGTTCACGATGCTGATGGGCGACGAAGTGGAGCCGCGCCGCGAGTTCATCGAGCAGAACGCGCTGCGGGCTGCGAATATCGACGTGTAG
- a CDS encoding alpha/beta fold hydrolase: MTISRRNFNAAGSIFSVLTLAGCGGGGSGEGGNAVWPIAPSPAPKAETSGFASVNGKNLYHVSSGKGVPIVFMHGGLGLDHQYFRPFIDPLADHARIVCYDQLGQGKSDRPASYDELTLERMSADCNALTKALGIDKFVLVGHSFGGFVALDFALRFPDRLSGLVLSCTAADTASFVQRNPVGGTPDQQAALGQLLTAPVASDEDLRKKWTAGAPLYYNNATPPPGVIADVDQRTIYSGAAFNRGNQLLADYNFVSRLSSINVPTSVNYGSGDIWRFGDDEKLAKNIPGAALKYFANSGHWPFQEEPAEFIRYMRSFIARLPA; this comes from the coding sequence GTGACGATCAGCCGACGTAATTTCAATGCAGCCGGGTCCATTTTTTCAGTCTTGACCCTCGCCGGCTGCGGCGGAGGAGGAAGTGGCGAGGGCGGCAATGCCGTCTGGCCCATCGCTCCTTCGCCTGCTCCCAAAGCCGAGACTTCGGGGTTCGCTTCCGTGAACGGAAAAAACCTTTACCACGTGAGCTCCGGCAAGGGGGTTCCAATCGTCTTCATGCACGGCGGCCTGGGCCTGGATCACCAATACTTCCGCCCTTTCATCGATCCGCTTGCCGACCACGCCCGCATCGTTTGCTACGACCAGTTGGGACAAGGCAAATCGGACCGCCCGGCCAGCTATGACGAGCTGACCCTCGAGCGCATGAGCGCGGATTGCAACGCATTGACCAAGGCGCTCGGCATCGACAAGTTCGTTCTTGTCGGCCACTCGTTCGGTGGTTTTGTTGCGCTAGATTTCGCGTTGCGGTTTCCTGATCGCCTTTCGGGGCTGGTGTTGTCGTGCACGGCGGCAGACACCGCATCTTTCGTTCAGCGCAATCCGGTCGGCGGAACGCCTGACCAGCAAGCAGCCCTGGGCCAATTGCTGACAGCTCCAGTCGCGAGCGATGAGGATCTTCGTAAAAAATGGACCGCCGGCGCGCCTTTGTATTACAACAATGCAACCCCGCCGCCCGGGGTTATCGCAGACGTCGATCAAAGGACAATTTACTCAGGCGCGGCGTTCAATCGCGGCAACCAGCTTCTGGCCGACTACAACTTTGTTTCGCGGTTGTCGTCCATCAATGTTCCCACGTCGGTTAACTATGGCTCGGGTGATATCTGGCGTTTTGGCGATGACGAAAAGCTGGCAAAGAACATTCCGGGCGCCGCGCTGAAGTATTTCGCCAATAGCGGACACTGGCCGTTTCAGGAAGAGCCGGCAGAGTTCATTCGGTACATGCGCAGCTTCATTGCTCGTCTCCCGGCTTGA
- a CDS encoding metallophosphoesterase, which translates to MRGMRLAHVASRAVPVPIAPMPIRPLSVLTALLHVYIALRLVPALAMLTPAWPLPLAALAVSAFTIPLPFVSRRSERSASLKEALKWTGLISMGWFSSMFVLTLLRDVGLLLTWLASAVAGLQVSWSAVLPWSAMAVPVVATLASLVGFLNARRTAAVKRVEVPIQGLPSALEGFTIAQLSDIHVGPTIRSDYIQRIVDAVNRLGADAIAITGDLVDGTVAELREHIAPLAGLRARHGTFVVTGNHEYYAGAHAWIDELRRLGLKVLLNEHVVLQTRNVRGAQNDEELFESQLVLAGVTDFTAGHFDAAHESDPHLALHDAPPLVHTRVLLAHQPRSAPLAARAGYQLQLSGHTHGGQFFPWNLFVPMQQPFTAGLHRLQDMWIYVSRGTGYWGPPKRFGAPSEITLVTLVPARG; encoded by the coding sequence ATGCGCGGCATGCGCCTTGCACATGTTGCGTCCCGGGCAGTGCCCGTTCCCATTGCCCCCATGCCGATACGTCCCCTGAGCGTCCTCACCGCGCTACTGCATGTCTACATAGCGCTGCGCCTGGTGCCGGCGCTGGCCATGCTCACGCCCGCCTGGCCGCTGCCGCTTGCCGCGCTCGCCGTTTCGGCTTTCACGATTCCGCTGCCGTTCGTTTCGCGCCGCTCGGAGCGCAGCGCTTCGCTGAAAGAGGCGCTCAAATGGACCGGGCTGATCAGCATGGGCTGGTTCTCCTCGATGTTCGTGCTGACGCTGCTGCGCGACGTGGGCCTGTTGCTCACCTGGCTTGCGAGCGCGGTGGCCGGCCTGCAGGTGTCCTGGAGCGCGGTGCTGCCGTGGAGCGCAATGGCCGTTCCGGTGGTGGCCACACTGGCATCGCTGGTGGGTTTTCTCAATGCCCGCCGCACCGCGGCCGTCAAGCGTGTGGAGGTTCCCATCCAGGGACTGCCTTCCGCGCTCGAGGGCTTCACGATTGCGCAGCTCAGCGACATCCACGTTGGGCCGACGATCCGGAGCGACTACATCCAGCGCATCGTCGACGCCGTGAACCGCCTCGGCGCCGACGCCATCGCGATCACCGGCGACCTGGTGGACGGCACCGTGGCCGAGTTGCGCGAGCACATTGCACCCCTGGCCGGCCTTCGCGCGCGGCACGGCACCTTCGTGGTCACGGGCAACCACGAGTACTACGCCGGCGCCCACGCGTGGATCGACGAACTGCGCCGGCTCGGGCTGAAGGTGCTGCTCAACGAGCACGTGGTGTTGCAGACGCGCAATGTGCGCGGTGCGCAGAACGACGAAGAACTGTTCGAAAGCCAGCTGGTGCTTGCCGGGGTGACCGACTTCACCGCCGGCCATTTCGATGCCGCGCATGAAAGCGATCCGCATCTTGCGCTGCACGACGCGCCGCCGCTGGTGCACACGCGCGTGCTGCTGGCCCACCAGCCGCGCAGTGCGCCGCTCGCGGCCCGGGCCGGCTACCAGCTGCAGCTGTCGGGCCACACGCATGGCGGGCAGTTCTTCCCGTGGAACTTGTTCGTGCCGATGCAGCAGCCCTTTACCGCCGGCCTGCACCGGCTGCAGGACATGTGGATCTACGTGAGCCGCGGCACCGGCTACTGGGGGCCGCCCAAGCGATTTGGCGCACCTTCCGAAATCACCCTGGTCACGCTGGTTCCGGCGCGCGGCTGA
- a CDS encoding polyhydroxyalkanoate granule-associated phasin, producing MSSLTSAARLASPLMLWADMALKTHEMLLSSGSVIQMRTERMAKAGLTPSPADLAEFQLMGDEKLAAAGEAGAAMARQWHSSHVSLTSRVLQQWFLSAGAFLSMAGSITPAQAAVRGDAFVKATTRAVSTAGQLSGTAVRIAREGLKPIHAAATSNARRLAEQRA from the coding sequence ATGTCGTCTCTTACCTCTGCCGCCCGTTTGGCCAGCCCGCTGATGCTGTGGGCCGACATGGCCCTGAAGACCCACGAGATGCTGCTGTCCTCGGGCTCGGTAATCCAGATGCGCACCGAGCGCATGGCCAAGGCGGGGCTCACGCCCAGCCCGGCGGACCTTGCGGAGTTCCAGCTCATGGGCGATGAAAAGCTCGCTGCCGCGGGTGAAGCGGGCGCTGCGATGGCCAGGCAATGGCACAGCAGCCATGTCTCGCTCACGAGCCGCGTGCTGCAGCAATGGTTTCTGAGCGCCGGGGCTTTTCTGTCGATGGCCGGCAGCATCACGCCCGCGCAGGCGGCGGTGCGGGGCGATGCGTTCGTCAAGGCCACCACCCGCGCGGTCAGCACCGCCGGCCAGCTCTCGGGCACGGCGGTCCGCATTGCGCGCGAAGGGCTCAAGCCGATCCACGCAGCGGCTACCTCCAACGCCCGCCGCCTGGCGGAGCAGCGCGCCTGA
- a CDS encoding acyloxyacyl hydrolase yields the protein MKVPPSASLGAAVFAGILGLLGTEAHAFEDSARGFYFEGGRAPHGDKGATNSATVGVTLPWSLRQPVHEGALTSYWDLFISQWHAPALGSGSRNYTQIGAIYTWRYRFGAGSSPWFAEGGVGGTVMDHLYNTPDRTFSTAFQFTEVLGVGRSFGENGKHELTLRVQHFSNAGIKKPNPGENFVRLRYTYHF from the coding sequence ATGAAAGTACCTCCTTCCGCGTCCCTCGGGGCTGCGGTGTTCGCAGGCATTCTTGGCCTGCTGGGCACCGAAGCTCATGCGTTCGAAGACAGCGCACGCGGCTTCTACTTCGAGGGCGGCCGTGCACCGCACGGCGACAAAGGGGCCACCAATTCGGCCACGGTAGGGGTAACGTTGCCCTGGTCTCTGCGCCAGCCGGTGCATGAAGGCGCACTGACTTCCTATTGGGACCTGTTCATCAGCCAGTGGCATGCGCCGGCGCTTGGCAGCGGTTCGCGCAACTACACGCAAATTGGTGCCATCTACACCTGGCGCTACCGCTTCGGCGCCGGCAGCTCCCCGTGGTTCGCCGAAGGCGGCGTGGGCGGCACGGTGATGGACCACCTCTACAACACGCCGGACCGCACCTTCAGCACCGCATTCCAGTTCACCGAAGTGCTGGGCGTGGGACGCAGTTTTGGCGAGAACGGGAAGCACGAGCTCACGTTGCGCGTGCAGCATTTTTCGAACGCGGGCATCAAGAAGCCGAACCCGGGCGAAAACTTTGTCCGGCTGCGCTACACGTATCACTTCTAG
- a CDS encoding lysylphosphatidylglycerol synthase domain-containing protein, translating to MSTMSIAHRPWWPWMRRIALWGFFGLIAWLLVNQARAIDWQEVFDAMRSLPASTLLLAGALAAGSFATYSTYDLLGRYLTRHKLRAASVMGVTFISYAFNLNLGSLVGGVAFRYRLYSRLGLSNETITRVLGFSMLTNWLGYLVVAGAAFCFWPMDLPEEWKIDNGGLRILGAVLLLLAAAYLVLCAFASGRVFRVRRFFFKVPALRMALLQLAMSCLNWSLIGGVIWVLLQGEVAFHQVLAVLLVAAVAGVVTHVPAGLGVLEAVFIALLSHQVPQGKLLGVLLVYRGLYYLLPLAVATVAYFVTELRTRRRRARPRRAGG from the coding sequence ATGAGCACCATGAGCATTGCGCACCGCCCCTGGTGGCCTTGGATGCGCCGCATCGCGCTGTGGGGCTTCTTCGGCCTTATTGCATGGCTGCTCGTGAACCAGGCGCGCGCCATCGATTGGCAGGAGGTGTTCGACGCGATGCGCTCGCTGCCCGCCTCCACGCTGCTGCTGGCGGGCGCGCTTGCCGCCGGCAGCTTTGCAACCTACAGCACCTACGACCTGCTGGGCCGGTACCTCACCCGCCACAAGCTGCGCGCGGCAAGCGTGATGGGGGTGACCTTCATCAGCTATGCCTTCAACCTGAACCTCGGCTCGCTGGTGGGTGGCGTGGCGTTCCGGTATCGGCTGTATTCGCGCCTGGGGCTTTCGAACGAGACCATCACCCGCGTGCTCGGCTTCAGCATGCTCACCAACTGGCTCGGCTACCTGGTGGTGGCGGGCGCGGCCTTCTGCTTCTGGCCGATGGACTTGCCCGAGGAATGGAAGATCGACAACGGCGGCCTGCGGATTCTTGGCGCGGTGCTGCTGCTGCTGGCGGCGGCCTATCTTGTGCTGTGCGCGTTTGCCAGCGGGCGCGTGTTTCGCGTACGGCGCTTTTTCTTCAAGGTGCCGGCGCTGCGCATGGCGCTGCTCCAGCTGGCCATGTCGTGCCTGAACTGGTCGCTGATCGGCGGCGTGATCTGGGTGCTGCTGCAGGGCGAGGTGGCTTTCCACCAGGTGCTCGCAGTGCTGCTGGTGGCCGCGGTGGCGGGCGTGGTCACGCACGTGCCGGCGGGCCTTGGCGTACTGGAAGCGGTGTTCATCGCCCTGCTCTCGCACCAGGTGCCGCAAGGCAAGCTGCTGGGCGTGCTGCTGGTCTACCGCGGGCTGTATTACCTCTTGCCGCTGGCGGTGGCCACCGTGGCCTACTTTGTCACCGAGCTGCGCACCCGGCGCAGGCGCGCCAGGCCGCGCCGAGCGGGCGGCTAG
- the clsB gene encoding cardiolipin synthase ClsB, which yields MDQRARWVGGNSISLLENGEEFFPRVFDAIRQAKREVIVETFILFEDKVGMALHAAMRAAAQRGVKVDVLVDGFGSPDLSREYIEELSSAGVKMRVFDPGKRILGQRLNVFRRMHRKIVVIDGELAFVGGINYSADHLLDFGPKAKQDYSVELRGPIVAQIHQFVLRAIALGDKGPRWFRRRLKQAPPVARESVGQVEAMFVTRDNRRHTNDIERQYLAAIRAARRRIVIANAYFFPGYRLIKELRRAARRGVDVRLILQGEPDMPIVKTAASMLYHHLLHSGVRIFEYCDRPLHAKIALIDDDWTTVGSSNLDPLSLSLNLEANVIARDKAFNQLLWQRMDTLMRESCKVIGEDDLASEWSGWRLVRSFFIFHFLRWYPSWLGWLPRQVPRLTLAEATDLAEKREQREKAGENGATQTTEAA from the coding sequence ATGGACCAGAGAGCCCGCTGGGTCGGTGGCAACAGCATCTCGTTGCTCGAGAACGGCGAGGAGTTTTTTCCGCGCGTGTTCGACGCCATTCGCCAAGCCAAGCGCGAGGTGATCGTCGAGACCTTCATCCTCTTCGAGGACAAGGTGGGCATGGCGCTGCATGCCGCCATGCGGGCGGCGGCCCAGCGCGGCGTGAAGGTCGACGTGCTGGTCGACGGATTCGGTTCGCCCGATCTCTCGCGGGAGTACATCGAAGAGCTGAGCTCGGCCGGCGTGAAGATGCGCGTGTTCGATCCGGGCAAGCGCATCCTGGGCCAGCGGCTGAATGTGTTCCGCCGCATGCACCGCAAGATCGTGGTGATCGACGGTGAGCTGGCCTTTGTGGGCGGCATCAATTATTCGGCCGACCACCTGCTCGACTTCGGGCCCAAGGCCAAGCAGGACTACTCGGTCGAGCTGCGCGGGCCCATCGTGGCGCAGATTCACCAGTTTGTGCTGCGTGCCATTGCGCTCGGGGACAAGGGGCCGCGCTGGTTCCGGCGCCGCCTCAAGCAGGCGCCGCCGGTCGCGCGGGAATCCGTGGGCCAAGTCGAGGCGATGTTCGTCACGCGCGACAACCGCCGCCATACCAACGACATCGAGCGCCAGTACCTGGCCGCGATTCGCGCCGCGCGACGGCGCATCGTGATTGCCAATGCGTATTTCTTTCCGGGCTACCGGCTCATCAAGGAGCTGCGGCGCGCCGCGCGCCGCGGCGTGGACGTACGGCTGATCCTGCAGGGCGAGCCCGACATGCCGATCGTCAAGACGGCTGCGAGCATGCTCTATCACCACCTGCTGCATTCGGGCGTGCGCATCTTCGAATACTGCGACCGTCCGCTGCACGCGAAGATTGCGCTGATCGACGACGACTGGACCACGGTGGGCTCGAGCAACCTCGATCCGCTGAGCCTTTCGCTCAACCTCGAAGCCAACGTGATCGCGCGCGACAAGGCGTTCAACCAGCTGCTGTGGCAGCGCATGGACACGTTGATGCGCGAGAGCTGCAAGGTGATTGGCGAGGACGACCTGGCCAGCGAATGGAGCGGCTGGCGGCTGGTGCGCAGCTTCTTCATCTTTCACTTCCTGCGCTGGTATCCGTCATGGCTGGGCTGGTTGCCGCGCCAGGTGCCGCGGCTGACGCTGGCCGAAGCCACCGACCTTGCCGAAAAGCGCGAGCAGCGAGAAAAAGCCGGCGAGAACGGCGCCACCCAGACCACGGAAGCCGCATGA
- a CDS encoding endonuclease/exonuclease/phosphatase family protein yields the protein MSSSPIPLAAASPTSIKVMTVNTHKGFTALNRKFILPELRDAVRTVGADVVFLQEVLGTHSRHSRKVNNWPEAPHYEFLADTMWPQFAYGRNAVYPRGHHGNAVLSKFPIVHYRNHDVSVAGPEKRGLLHCVIRLPGRPVDVHAICAHLGLAEAHRQQQLELLCHIVRDEVPADAPLIVAGDFNDWRGRAHRVLEEGAALREVFVSANGSAAKTFPSRFPLLSLDRIYVRNAGVHAPVVLPRKPWSHLSDHAPLVANIDL from the coding sequence ATGTCTTCCTCACCGATTCCACTCGCCGCCGCTTCGCCGACCTCGATCAAGGTGATGACCGTGAACACCCACAAGGGCTTCACTGCACTCAACCGCAAGTTCATTCTTCCGGAACTGCGGGATGCGGTGCGCACCGTGGGCGCCGACGTGGTGTTCCTGCAGGAAGTGCTGGGCACCCATTCGCGCCATTCGCGCAAGGTGAACAACTGGCCCGAGGCGCCGCACTACGAATTTCTGGCCGACACCATGTGGCCCCAGTTCGCCTACGGGCGCAATGCCGTGTACCCGCGGGGGCATCACGGCAACGCGGTGCTTTCCAAATTTCCGATCGTGCATTACCGCAACCACGACGTGTCGGTGGCCGGCCCCGAAAAGCGCGGGCTGCTGCACTGCGTGATCCGCCTGCCCGGCCGCCCCGTCGACGTGCATGCGATCTGCGCCCACCTGGGATTGGCAGAAGCGCACCGGCAGCAGCAGCTGGAGCTGCTTTGCCATATCGTGCGCGACGAAGTGCCGGCCGATGCGCCGCTGATCGTCGCGGGCGACTTCAACGACTGGCGCGGCCGCGCCCACCGGGTGCTCGAAGAAGGCGCCGCCTTGCGCGAGGTGTTCGTCAGTGCGAACGGCTCGGCTGCCAAGACTTTTCCGTCGCGCTTTCCGCTGCTGTCGCTCGACCGCATCTATGTTCGCAACGCCGGGGTGCATGCGCCGGTGGTACTGCCGCGCAAGCCCTGGTCGCACCTGTCGGACCATGCGCCGCTGGTGGCGAACATCGACCTTTGA
- a CDS encoding serine/threonine protein kinase: MKHAIFRATALAGLMAMAGTAMAQATSIPAQPDPAVGGQASTQTPSGVPNPPQRPDASMPNSREAVKAEARAHNRNNANNPVPKGEASTTVNAQPNAMPRPTGEMSRAEVSQQARKTKPQFGQKGERPDVPTNPTEKTGTPQ, translated from the coding sequence ATGAAGCACGCAATCTTTCGCGCCACGGCGCTGGCCGGCCTGATGGCCATGGCCGGCACCGCGATGGCGCAGGCCACCTCGATACCCGCCCAGCCCGACCCGGCCGTGGGCGGCCAGGCCAGCACGCAGACGCCCTCCGGCGTGCCCAACCCGCCGCAGCGGCCCGATGCGAGCATGCCCAATTCGCGCGAGGCCGTGAAGGCCGAGGCCCGCGCCCACAACCGCAACAACGCCAACAACCCGGTGCCCAAGGGTGAAGCCAGCACCACGGTCAACGCGCAGCCCAATGCCATGCCGCGGCCCACGGGCGAAATGTCGCGTGCCGAGGTGAGCCAGCAAGCCCGCAAGACCAAGCCCCAGTTCGGCCAGAAGGGCGAACGGCCGGACGTGCCGACGAACCCGACTGAAAAGACGGGTACACCGCAATAA
- a CDS encoding Spy/CpxP family protein refolding chaperone, translating into MISLRQRIVWASLLGSAALASSGAFAQAPAAPATSSTPPAAVAQADAAAPKAQHKRMDPAQRMERMQEHRAKRLAALKEKLKLTSAQEGAWTSFTSATQPPAGARPQRMDRAEFAKLTTPERLERMQARQAERSARFAKRAEATKTFYATLTPEQQKTFDAETVHAGMHGHRGHRGGHGPDHSAAPAKS; encoded by the coding sequence ATGATCTCTCTTCGCCAACGCATTGTCTGGGCCAGCCTTCTCGGTTCGGCCGCCCTCGCCTCTTCGGGTGCCTTTGCGCAGGCTCCGGCTGCGCCCGCCACGTCTTCCACGCCCCCTGCGGCCGTTGCGCAAGCAGACGCTGCCGCGCCCAAGGCGCAGCACAAGCGCATGGATCCGGCCCAGCGCATGGAACGCATGCAAGAGCATCGCGCCAAGCGCCTGGCTGCGCTGAAGGAAAAGCTCAAGCTGACCTCCGCCCAGGAAGGCGCATGGACCAGCTTCACGTCGGCCACCCAGCCGCCGGCCGGTGCCCGCCCGCAGCGCATGGACCGCGCGGAATTTGCCAAGCTCACCACGCCGGAGCGCCTGGAACGCATGCAGGCCCGCCAGGCCGAGCGCAGCGCAAGGTTCGCGAAGCGCGCCGAAGCCACCAAGACCTTCTACGCCACGCTGACGCCCGAGCAACAGAAGACCTTCGACGCGGAAACGGTGCATGCCGGCATGCACGGCCATCGTGGCCACCGCGGCGGCCATGGCCCCGACCACTCGGCAGCGCCCGCCAAGAGCTGA